In the genome of Peromyscus eremicus chromosome 1, PerEre_H2_v1, whole genome shotgun sequence, the window tcatgcatGGGATGCACCTGTCATGAGCAGAAGAGCTGTTTTGCCGTAGTCTTCCCCAATTTCCTTTCCTCCCTACTCTTCTGAACCATCCCTTGAGCCTTAGGGAGGAGGCAAAATAAAGAGATCCTATTCCCAAGTGAGCACACCCCAGACCCTTGCTCTCTGCACTTTTACTAGTTGTGAGTCTCTACATTAGCCACTGTCCACAGTACAAAAAATAGAAGGCACTTTTTCAGACTGAAGGTGAACATGGCATCTAACTGTGGCTGTGAACTGTACCTTGGTTTTTCTTCTTCCGAAAGGATGTTCGTGCTTCTGTTCCCTGGGACTCCTGCTTTAAATCAATTGTCCACTTTTCTAGTAGATGATCAGCATTCCAAATGCATGTAAACTATATAAATTAGATCCCAGGAAAGCAATTCACCAATTATATACATCACAAATATCTTTGGAAATATTTCATTTCTCCAATGCATCCAGAGCCCATGcatgtttttgttgctgtttatttttaatcaccAGGTGCATCCTCTATTCTTGAAGAATCTGGGCCTCCCTGActctgttttatttctctgttcagGACTGTGGTCCCTCTATTGGACTAGCGGCCGGAATCCCCTCCCTGCTGGCCACAGCCCTGCTGGTGGCCTTGCTGTTTACCTTGATTCAGCGAAGAAGAAGCATCGATGAGCCCATTGAGGTGATCGCTACTTCTTTGGGTGTGAATGTGTAGCTTGAATCGGTATCTCAGTGAACTGGCCTCTGTCTGGGCTAGGCATGTCAGAACCCAGAACCTGTGTTGTTTCTGAGGATAAGGTAGTAGACGTTGCTGGACTGAAATGTCCTTCATAGGTAGATTCAGGCAGAGCTGACTTGCACATGACTCTCTGGTCACTTGAACAAATCTCTGGCAATAAGATGACATTGGGTGGCAAAATATAGGAATGGAGGGAGGTTATTGGTGCCATGCAAACATGTCTGTATGGTGGGGTGTTATCTGCACCAAGGGAGGAAAGGGCACAGGTTTCATCATCGGATAGTAAGAATGTGagaggaataagagacaaagaagtGCTGAGGTGTCTATGGAAGGGATACGTTGAGACCTTGCCTGTTCCTGTGTCTAAATAGGCATGACTTACAAGAGAATGTGCATGGACCCCCTGACATCCCATACTTGAATCAGATTTGCCCTGGGGACCATGCATGGTCACCTAGATCCGTATCCAACAAGGTTTCACAATATGCTATACCTGTGCCACGTAGCCTCTGAGTTCTAACTTCACTCTCTACTTATAAACAACCATGGTTGTTTTCATACTGGTACATATTAACATGGGAAGATAGAAAGCAGAcatccaaacacacaaaacaaaacaaaacaaaacaaaacaaaacaaaacaaaaaataaagaatttctgGTGATAGAACTATGTAATTGATCTAAAAACATTtagggtctttgtttgtttgtttatggtggTGGGGATCAGGTACAGGACTtttcccacatgctaggcaagtactccacgACTGAGCTGCACTCCCAACCcaacacatatttttattatgtatctaGTCCCCCTGAACATCATTCACAAAGGATACACTTCAAGACCATGTAGTAGTCACTTGATGCTGTGAAGCATGTTGAACCCAATGTCCCTATTGAACACTATGCACAAAAATATGATAACAATAAATTAGTCACCCTGAAAGATTAACATTCTTAGTGAATAATAAAACTGAATGACTTAAAATAGAACAATAAATGTCTCTGTCAGCTATCACAGGGCTGGTATCATATACAGCATGGATTCAAAGAGCAAGGGCATGGGATGAAGTACGGTGGCTCAAGGCTTCTCACGCTATTCAAAATGGAAGCTTATAACTTTTGGCTTCTGGGATTCCCATTAACATCTTAAGATCCCAGTTGGCTACTGGTCACTGAAGCCACTGCAAGTGCACAGGGGGATTACTGGAACTGCAAACATATGACAATGTGAAAAGTAGAGTACGGAGGACCCAATTATCACCTCACAGCCAATCCTGTTTCATCTCCTCCTGCTCACTTCGTCACAATGCCAGCCCTGGACTGTTTTTTGAATAATGATGCTTCTTGAGTCTGTTCATTTTACTCGAGGTAGCTTAGCTTTGCTTAGCtgcatgtttgttttgttttaaaacctTCTGGCAATTCTAACGGGCACCGCGGTTTAAAACACAATGATTTGAATGGTTACAGCTATGGTCTttcatttgttgtttatttatttttgactatTTCAGGAAAGTGAGAGACCATGTGAAATTTCAGAACTCTATGACAATCCCAAAATATCTGAGGTAAGaactttttattataatttccaCATGTGACAGAAAGTGTAGCAAGCTAAGGATTTTTAAGCCTAGACTGCACAAAGGTGCCATCTGAAAGGAGGTAATTAAACACAGTGAAAGCACAAAGGAGGTGATCCGGGTGTCTTTTCTGACCAGACAGGAATTCAAAGTTGATTTAACATTAGCAAACAGGGCGTGGACTGTAGATCAATGGTAAAATACTGACCTAACACATAGAAGTCACTGGGTTCTATGCCCAGCATGAAAAattcaaacaacagcaaaaaagaaaatcaacttaATATAATTTATTGAAAGGACAAAAGAACCAGCTGTATGGCCACGTTAATAGGACAAAAGGGTTTTTAGAAAGGTAGGTCACTTGagatatttattcttatttatttagtgtgtgtgcgtgtgtttgtgtgtacacaatgtatgtgtgtgtgcacacacatgtttgGCTATGTGTACCATGgaacgtgtgtggaggtcagaggacattcaGGTGTCTGTCCTTACCTCCCACCTTGTTTAAGAAGAATTTATTTGCTGTTTTCCGCTGTGGATGCTGGCCCACAAGCTTCCAGGgagtctcctgactctgccccacATCTTCCGTAAGactgctggcattacagacactTGCACTATACGTCTggattttacatgggttctggggattcgaacCCAGATCCTTACACTTGCATAGTAGGCACCATTTCTCCCAGCCCTTGAAATGGACTTTCAAAGGTGAGCTAAAATAGGAACTTAACTTGAAAAGGGATACCTAAGGGTATGTTTCTGTCATTAAgatcagaaacaaataaaaaatgttcatCACTTGTATTCAGCACTGGACTTTAGGTCCTAACCAACACAATGGAATAAGAAAAGGCAAACATaacttgaaaaggaagaagtaaaattaTCATAATTTGCAGATCATATGTGACTGTCAacatagaaaaaaacaataaCCTACAGATAGGTTATTAGAATTAGCAAAATAGTTGAATAAGTTTATTGCACATAAAAACAatacacaggatttagctctgtGGTGGAGCACTCACTGAGCATGAGCAAAGGCCTAGGTTTGATCTCCAACACtgaaaaaaacattcaaaatcatGTGCATTTCTTAATATCAACAGCTACCAGTTAGaaaaagaattttataaaatCCTATTTTACAGTGGTAATAAAATACATAGAATGCTGAAAACAAATTTGATGAAATGTCTAATCCTATTATGGAAAAACTAAATCTTCAATAAAAGAATTCAACAATAGCTAAGTTATGATAGTTATATACTATAGTCATGGAAAGGAAGATTCACCATCAAAAAGATGTCAATTTATGGTACTTTTAGTATCTGTATAATCAGTGTAATTATGAAGCTAGagagcagttaaaagtacttactgctttttcagaagatctgggttcagttcccagcacccatatggcagctcacaatggtctatGCTAATTCTAGGGCATCTGCACTCTTCTGATCTCCTCAGATACCAGGCATGTGCATTTagggaaaacattcatacacataaaaattaatttaatttttaaaataaacataattgtGATATAAATCCCAACACATTTCTCAATAAACTTAGTAAGATTCTAAAGTTATAGGGAATAAAACataagaaaagtaattaaaaaatgaacatgtaggcctggagagatgactcagcagttaggagcactgactactcttccagaggtcctgagttcaattcccagcaaccacgtggtagctcacaaccatctacaatgggatttggtgccctcttctggcgtgcaggcatacattcaggcagaacactgtatacataataaatcttttaaaagaatgaacatgtagaaaaaaaatgaaaaaaaacagcaAGATAGTGGGTTTGAACCCAAATATAACAATGATCATATTAGCTGTAAATGACCTAAACAGCTTCAATTACAAGGCAGAGAGAGTCAGTTTGGCTATAAAAGCAATAGCCAACTTTCTAAAAATCTACAGAATCACACTTTATGAATATAAAGACTTGAATAGATTAAAAGTTAaaggaaggagggctggagagatggctcagaggttaagaacactgactgttcttccagaggtcctgagttcaattcccagcacccatatggtggctcacagccatctgtaatgagatctgatgccctcttctggcctgcagggatacatgcaaacagaagactgtatacataataaataaatctttaaaaaaaattgtaaaaaaaaaaaagttaatggaaGGAGACACTGTGCTAACAATAATTAGAGAGAGCTGTGTGGCATGAAAAACCCTTGAAGGCAATAAGTTCAGGCAACGGTAGACGCCACTCATTTCCTGCCCCTCAAGAGCCAGTGTCTTTAGTCTTCCAATCCCCACTGTCTTGCCAACCATTGTTTCAAATGTTTGGTCTGATTTTGGCTGTTTCCATTGGAAGGGTCAATTATAATTGAGCCCATCTTGGCCAGAAGCTGAAGTCTCTactatattgttttaaaaatctgtttgtgTTCTCAAGAATCCTAGGCAGTCACCGACACATGAGATGGACCCACGAGGTGCCCAGGAAGGCCACATATATGTGAAGACAGTCTCTGGAAGTGAGGAGCCTCTGCCCGACACCTACCATCCTCCCGAAGAaatagagagaaggagagggctATGGTGGCTTGTGCCAAGGCTGAGCCTAGAATGACGTAGCTTTATCAGGGAGCTGACCTGGAGCTGGCACAGGGCTGAAAACCCCGGGATCTGTGCTTGGGAACTGTGCTTGGAGAGGCGAGCTGCCTCTCATTCCATATAAATTCCATTTATAGATCTGGGGTATATCTGGGTTGTTTTTCCTCATTAGGGGATGCTGCAATAAGGTTCATTCAACCTCAGACCTTGCAGCTTAATCATCAATACAGCCCAGGTGAGTTACTGTGCATTCAGATGAGCCCCCTTTGTCCTGTTTCTTAATCCAGAGAAGTTTGCTTTTGGGAAATAGGCTTGGCTTCTGAGTGTCCTGCCTTCTCCTCTGCCTGCCCCATCTCTTATCTTAAAAAAGTAAGTAATAAAGCTATGGGAGTTGGATTTTCTGGGTCATTGGCCAAGGCCAGCTCGGCACAAGCTAGGGCATGAGTGAAACTTACAGAAGACATGGGAAAGAAGATATTTCCTCCTTCTGAATATCTCAGGGTAAGGCTCACATGGAGCCACACATGCCTCCAACACAGGGAAGCATGTGACGAGACCATGTCATACAGCCGAGAAGGGGACATGGACTTCTGAGTCAGACCTGCCACTGAGCAGCTGTGAGAAGTCTGATGAAGTCACCTACGCTCCCCAAGCCTGTATGGGGTGGTATAAAAGAGGAGGGGGGAATATTCTGTGCTTCATTTGGGCCTTGGAGAAATCACGTAGGAACTAAAGGGAAGTGTTTTCCACCTAGTGGACACTAGCAAT includes:
- the Opalin gene encoding opalin — translated: MREQKGATNGLGKTLPDKEVCAGNLSFSLNFTLPVNTTSSPVVTSAKADDCGPSIGLAAGIPSLLATALLVALLFTLIQRRRSIDEPIEESERPCEISELYDNPKISENPRQSPTHEMDPRGAQEGHIYVKTVSGSEEPLPDTYHPPEEIERRRGLWWLVPRLSLE